One window of the Peromyscus maniculatus bairdii isolate BWxNUB_F1_BW_parent chromosome 18, HU_Pman_BW_mat_3.1, whole genome shotgun sequence genome contains the following:
- the LOC102904835 gene encoding olfactory receptor 6C2-like, with translation MKNYTAITTFILVGLTDDANLQILLFIFLLLTYLLSVVGNLTIITLTLVDCHLKTPMYFFLRNFSILEVSFTTVCIPRFLYTMASGDNTVTYNACATQLFFVVVLGVTEFFLLTAMSYDRYVAICKPLHYTTIMNSRVCIKFLIGCYLIALIIVIPPFGMGFELEFCNSNVIDHFGCDAAPILKITCSNTELLERFVLILAVLTLLFTLMCVVMSYTYIIRTILRFPSAQQRKKAFSTCSSHIIVVSITYGSCIFIYIKPSAKEGVAVNKVVSVLTTSVAPVMNPFIYTLRNKQVVQAFKDMIKRMASITKS, from the coding sequence ATGAAAAATTATACGGCAATAACTACATTCATCCTGGTAGGACTAACTGACGATGCAAATCTTCAAATTCTGCTTTTCATCTTTTTGCTTTTAACCTATTTATTGAGTGTGGTTGGGAACCTGACCATCATCACTCTCACACTGGTGGATTGCCACCTTAAAACacccatgtactttttcctcCGAAATTTCTCCATTTTGGAAGTCTcattcacaactgtctgcatTCCCAGATTCCTCTACACAATGGCATCTGGGGACAATACTGTCACCTATAATGCATGTGCCACTcaactattttttgttgttgtcttgggTGTGACTGAGTTTTTCCTGCTGACAGCTAtgtcctatgaccgctatgtggccatctgcaaaccTCTGCACTACACCACCATCATGAACAGCAGGGTCTGCATCAAGTTCCTTATTGGCTGTTATTTAATTGCTCTAATCATTGTCATCCCACCTTTCGGCATGGGCTTTGAACTTGAGTTCTGCAACTCCAATGTCATAGACCACTTTGGCTGTGACGCTGCTCCCATCCTGAAGATTACCTGCTCCAACACAGAGTTACTAGAGCGGTTTGTCTTGATCTTGGCTGTGCTGACACTCCTGTTCACATTAATGTGTGTAGTGATGTCTTACACATACATCATTAGGACAATCCTCAGATTCCCATCTgcccagcaaaggaaaaaggctttCTCTACTTGTTCTTCTCATATAATTGTTGTTTCCATCACTTACGGCAGCTGCATTTTCATCTATATTAAACCATCTGCAAAAGAAGGGGTGGCTGTAAACAAGGTTGTGTCAGTGCTCACCACTTCAGTTGCTCCAGTCATGAATCCCTTCATCTACACTCTGAGGAATAAGCAAGTGGTTCAAGCTTTCAAAGACATGATCAAGAGGATGGCCTCTATCACAAAGAGCTAA